One segment of Paenibacillus rhizovicinus DNA contains the following:
- a CDS encoding stalk domain-containing protein, producing MRIIIASLLSGFVLLCFCIPVSYGLAGEKKAITVQINGMPVPYEVSPIRVNGAVMVPMRETCEQLGAEVDWDGISVNLWAAKGDQHMFYQIGKQTVLLNESQLQLASPGMTVDGTLMMPLRFVAEAFGATVRWDASMNTVHIQSAPRIPAVIEGIQDGMYIVITYQTPNGNATEHVRLAGLSPIRNGMEATEAIRALLPAGSNVDVEFWGARDRNQNLWAAIYTKDGILINRELVARGYAKISTLNVTPYLQRSLVSLQQDAQSAKLGEWANHEPFLTHPIKTASIGQQILLVTDTGELWSWGQFFEKPTKILDHVAQVQEDSDVGIALKTDGTVWVWGSNFAGAWGNGEESFTATEIPRQVEGLAHIVSIEANGLTVMAINDRGAVYAWGSTHSGRLGIEYDPWDLFELSPIQLDWADVKQVQMGYAYTMVLKNDGTLWQTQSDSSELKQVKGLKDVTSVSLDNTAVLALKKDGTVWGWDELRDSYFGSGDMAFPISPAPVKELSHIVQVASGFSHFFAVNADGDLYGWGANGLGELGIDVMNKWIERPMLIPTVTGVTNVFVGSEKSLFLKQDQTLWGSGRNPYSILGEKTLRNNLYDADYHLLTEIALR from the coding sequence ATGAGAATAATTATAGCTTCATTACTGAGCGGTTTTGTGCTGCTCTGTTTCTGTATTCCTGTGTCCTACGGTTTGGCTGGAGAGAAGAAGGCTATCACGGTCCAAATTAATGGCATGCCGGTACCTTATGAGGTTTCGCCGATTCGCGTAAATGGAGCTGTGATGGTTCCCATGAGGGAAACTTGCGAACAGTTAGGCGCCGAAGTAGATTGGGACGGTATCTCGGTTAATCTATGGGCAGCCAAGGGAGACCAGCATATGTTTTATCAAATCGGTAAACAAACCGTGCTGTTGAACGAGTCGCAGCTTCAGCTAGCATCACCGGGAATGACCGTAGACGGGACCTTGATGATGCCGCTACGTTTTGTTGCGGAAGCATTTGGTGCAACGGTGCGATGGGATGCGTCAATGAATACCGTCCACATTCAATCCGCACCTCGAATCCCGGCGGTCATTGAAGGGATCCAAGATGGGATGTACATTGTCATTACTTATCAAACTCCCAACGGGAACGCAACAGAACATGTGCGTTTAGCGGGACTGTCGCCGATACGAAACGGCATGGAAGCGACAGAAGCCATCCGGGCTTTGTTGCCAGCAGGATCAAACGTCGATGTGGAATTTTGGGGGGCTAGGGACAGGAACCAGAACCTATGGGCTGCTATTTATACGAAGGACGGCATTTTGATTAATCGAGAGCTTGTAGCTAGAGGGTATGCCAAGATCAGTACGTTAAATGTAACCCCCTATTTGCAGAGATCGCTTGTTTCTCTGCAGCAGGACGCCCAGTCCGCGAAGCTAGGTGAATGGGCAAACCACGAACCTTTCCTGACCCATCCGATTAAAACGGCGAGCATCGGCCAACAAATCTTACTTGTAACAGATACTGGGGAATTGTGGTCGTGGGGCCAGTTTTTTGAGAAGCCAACGAAGATCCTAGATCATGTTGCTCAAGTTCAAGAGGACTCGGATGTCGGGATTGCGCTAAAAACCGATGGAACAGTGTGGGTATGGGGATCTAACTTTGCAGGGGCATGGGGGAATGGTGAGGAATCCTTTACGGCTACCGAGATCCCCCGTCAAGTTGAGGGTCTTGCGCATATTGTTTCAATCGAAGCAAACGGCTTGACTGTCATGGCTATTAATGATCGCGGAGCCGTATATGCTTGGGGTTCGACTCATAGCGGAAGATTGGGAATTGAATATGATCCATGGGATCTTTTTGAATTAAGTCCGATTCAATTGGACTGGGCTGATGTGAAGCAAGTCCAAATGGGATATGCATATACAATGGTGTTGAAAAATGACGGAACCCTCTGGCAGACACAAAGCGACAGCTCCGAGTTAAAACAGGTGAAGGGGCTTAAGGATGTTACAAGCGTGTCGCTGGATAATACAGCTGTACTAGCGTTAAAGAAAGACGGCACCGTTTGGGGCTGGGATGAGCTAAGGGATAGTTATTTTGGGAGTGGTGATATGGCGTTTCCGATATCGCCGGCACCGGTCAAGGAATTAAGTCATATCGTACAAGTCGCATCCGGTTTTAGCCATTTCTTTGCTGTTAATGCTGATGGCGACTTATATGGTTGGGGAGCTAACGGGTTAGGGGAGCTCGGAATAGATGTTATGAATAAATGGATAGAGCGTCCGATGCTTATTCCTACGGTTACTGGTGTTACTAACGTCTTTGTGGGCAGCGAAAAGTCGTTATTCCTCAAGCAAGACCAAACGTTATGGGGATCCGGGAGAAACCCCTATTCGATATTAGGGGAAAAAACGCTTCGGAATAATCTGTATGACGCCGATTATCATCTGCTCACAGAAATTGCACTTCGGTAA
- a CDS encoding aldo/keto reductase family protein has product MHYRRLGGTGLKVSEISLGSWLTYGGYVEKQNAVKAIETAYDLGINFFDTANVYEQGAAEIVVGETLRNYPRESYVLATKVFGKMGEGPNDRGLSRKHITEQANASLKRLGLDYVDILYCHRYDQETPVQETLRAIDDLIRQGKVLYVGISEWTAANIAEGLAAADRYLLDRIVVNQPVYNMFNRYIEKDIIPISEQNGIGQVVFSPLAQGLLTGKYGSASDIPADSRAAKLDWVRKGINETAIAKVQKLSVIASELEISVGQLALAWILRQPNVSSALIGASRPEQVTENAAASGIALSAEALTRIEEILV; this is encoded by the coding sequence ATGCATTATCGGAGATTAGGCGGTACCGGTCTGAAGGTAAGCGAAATCAGCCTGGGCAGCTGGCTGACCTATGGCGGCTATGTAGAGAAACAAAACGCGGTGAAAGCCATCGAGACCGCATACGATCTGGGCATCAACTTCTTCGACACGGCCAACGTTTACGAGCAGGGCGCGGCAGAGATCGTCGTCGGCGAAACGCTGCGGAACTATCCGCGCGAATCTTACGTCCTGGCCACGAAGGTATTCGGCAAAATGGGCGAAGGTCCGAACGATCGGGGCCTCTCGCGCAAACATATTACGGAGCAGGCGAACGCCAGTCTGAAACGACTCGGACTGGACTATGTGGACATCCTATACTGTCACCGTTACGATCAGGAAACGCCCGTGCAGGAGACGCTTCGGGCGATCGACGATCTGATCCGTCAAGGCAAGGTGCTCTATGTCGGCATCAGCGAGTGGACCGCGGCTAATATCGCCGAAGGCTTGGCGGCGGCGGATCGGTATCTGCTCGACCGCATCGTCGTCAACCAGCCTGTGTACAATATGTTCAACCGCTACATCGAGAAAGACATCATTCCGATCAGCGAGCAGAACGGTATCGGACAAGTTGTCTTCTCGCCGCTTGCGCAAGGCTTGTTGACCGGCAAGTACGGCTCGGCCAGCGACATTCCGGCAGACAGCCGCGCGGCTAAGCTCGATTGGGTTCGCAAAGGCATCAACGAGACGGCCATCGCGAAGGTACAGAAGCTCAGCGTCATCGCGTCCGAGCTGGAAATCTCCGTCGGCCAATTGGCTTTGGCGTGGATTTTGCGCCAGCCGAACGTCTCCAGCGCCTTGATCGGCGCGAGCCGTCCGGAGCAGGTCACCGAGAACGCCGCGGCGTCCGGCATCGCGCTTTCGGCTGAAGCGCTGACGCGCATCGAAGAAATTCTGGTATAA
- a CDS encoding sigma-70 family RNA polymerase sigma factor yields the protein MTIIERVKRARQGDETAFLELFQQYEADIYRTAYAYVGNPEDALDIVQETAYRSFKSIGGLKEPKYFKTWLIKIAMGCAVDLFRKRKQEAAWRPEYGEALTIGDENDDLPLSLSLRTWIEALDADEKHVILLRYYYDYTIREMAEIMDIPLGTGKTLLYRALRKLRMRAEAEGENEYA from the coding sequence ATGACGATCATAGAACGGGTCAAGCGGGCTCGGCAGGGCGATGAAACGGCCTTTTTGGAGCTTTTTCAACAGTATGAGGCGGACATATACCGCACGGCCTACGCGTACGTGGGCAATCCCGAGGATGCGCTCGATATCGTGCAGGAAACGGCCTACCGGTCGTTCAAGTCCATTGGCGGCTTGAAGGAGCCGAAATATTTCAAAACCTGGCTGATCAAAATCGCCATGGGCTGCGCCGTCGATCTGTTCCGCAAACGCAAGCAGGAGGCGGCGTGGAGGCCGGAGTATGGCGAGGCATTGACGATCGGCGACGAGAATGACGACCTGCCGCTGTCGCTCTCGCTCCGAACGTGGATCGAGGCGCTGGACGCGGATGAGAAACACGTCATTCTGCTCCGGTATTACTACGATTATACGATTCGCGAAATGGCGGAAATCATGGATATCCCGCTTGGCACGGGCAAGACGCTGCTCTACCGGGCTTTACGGAAGCTGCGGATGCGGGCCGAGGCGGAGGGGGAGAACGAATATGCCTGA
- a CDS encoding glycoside hydrolase family 3 N-terminal domain-containing protein, with protein sequence MKMKKTTIGVAAAAGLFGSLCIWAGAASAAEKFSDLQYSQWAADSIEYLSNRGTVAGYGNGKFKPEGAVTRGQAVTFMVRELYPMGVPEAAGSAAYTDVSPTHPFYREIAAAAKTGLAGGFPDGSFHPDAPITRAETASFLARAYALEEGGKHMQLSDADSSWAAAPIRIMSSNGLIGGYADGTYRPNQSVTRAEFAVFMTRVIRFEREAAIGAKDWDKLMSYMTLNEQVGQMLMPDIRMYKGQPTTTVNDGLKDIIHEQAPGGFIVFDKNIVNAEQLTTLTDGLQAEEAKAGDIPLFLGVDQEGGVIKRIPGGTNLPGQMALGATGDAGLAEAAGKLTGEELKALGLQLNFAPDLDVNSNPDNPIIGKRSFGSDPDLVSSLGLATMRGLKASGVIAAVKHFPGHGDTTVDSHLGLPVLMHDRNRLDEVELKPFKAAVASGVDMIMTAHIAFPAVDDEHVVSLKDGSSVPIPATMSKKVLTGLLREELGFKGVIISDAFTMNGIAEHFGEAQAVTRAVNAGVDIILMPQDPAAAQRTLVKAVQNGSVPMVRIHDSVKRILSLKDKYGLFDRGESLSAKLASLKGVIGTDQHRQVERTIAERAVTLLAGRDGKHPDLIRQGDRVAIVAADEEQAKQLESQLALAGAGKLLRTQVVVMKPGKANEAMPAIDQADYVIAASYQFRNTASQFSWSDSQAVIDELNKRDKRYVLLSLGNPYEMLYVRNVKSGIAAYGKEEPNTAAAIRVLLGQLDPQGVLPVAS encoded by the coding sequence ATGAAAATGAAAAAAACGACGATCGGAGTGGCTGCCGCTGCCGGTCTATTCGGCTCGTTATGCATTTGGGCGGGGGCGGCATCTGCCGCAGAGAAATTCAGCGACCTGCAGTACTCGCAATGGGCGGCGGACAGCATTGAATATCTGTCGAATCGGGGTACGGTAGCCGGTTACGGAAACGGAAAGTTCAAGCCGGAGGGGGCGGTTACCCGCGGCCAGGCGGTCACTTTCATGGTGCGGGAGCTGTACCCGATGGGAGTGCCCGAAGCCGCAGGTAGCGCTGCGTATACGGATGTCTCGCCGACGCACCCGTTCTACCGGGAAATTGCCGCGGCCGCGAAGACGGGGCTGGCAGGCGGATTTCCGGACGGCTCTTTCCATCCGGATGCGCCGATTACCCGTGCGGAGACGGCGTCTTTCCTCGCTCGTGCTTACGCGCTTGAGGAAGGGGGTAAGCATATGCAGCTGTCGGATGCGGATTCCTCCTGGGCGGCCGCGCCGATTCGCATCATGAGTTCAAACGGATTGATCGGGGGCTATGCGGACGGTACCTACCGTCCGAATCAATCGGTAACGCGCGCGGAATTCGCGGTCTTCATGACGCGTGTGATCCGCTTCGAGCGCGAGGCGGCCATCGGGGCGAAGGACTGGGACAAGCTGATGTCGTACATGACGTTGAACGAGCAGGTCGGACAGATGCTGATGCCGGATATCCGGATGTACAAGGGTCAGCCGACGACGACCGTCAACGACGGTCTGAAGGACATCATCCATGAGCAAGCGCCGGGCGGTTTCATCGTATTCGATAAGAACATCGTTAATGCGGAACAGCTTACGACATTGACCGACGGGCTGCAGGCCGAAGAAGCGAAGGCGGGCGATATTCCGCTCTTCCTCGGCGTCGATCAGGAGGGCGGCGTCATTAAGCGCATTCCTGGAGGCACGAACCTGCCGGGGCAGATGGCGCTCGGCGCAACGGGCGATGCCGGGCTCGCCGAGGCGGCGGGCAAGCTGACGGGCGAAGAGCTCAAGGCGCTGGGGCTGCAGCTGAACTTTGCGCCGGATTTGGACGTGAACAGCAATCCCGATAATCCGATCATCGGGAAGCGGTCGTTCGGGTCCGATCCCGATCTGGTGTCCAGCCTCGGCCTTGCGACGATGCGGGGACTGAAGGCTTCGGGCGTTATCGCGGCGGTGAAGCATTTTCCGGGACATGGGGACACGACGGTCGACTCTCACCTGGGTTTGCCGGTGCTCATGCATGACCGCAATCGGCTGGACGAAGTGGAGTTGAAGCCGTTCAAGGCTGCCGTCGCGAGCGGCGTGGACATGATCATGACCGCCCATATCGCCTTCCCCGCCGTGGATGACGAGCATGTCGTCTCCTTGAAGGACGGCAGCAGCGTGCCGATTCCCGCGACCATGTCGAAGAAGGTGCTGACGGGATTGCTGCGGGAAGAGCTGGGCTTCAAAGGGGTCATCATCTCCGATGCCTTCACCATGAACGGCATCGCGGAGCATTTCGGCGAAGCCCAGGCGGTCACGCGCGCCGTGAATGCCGGCGTGGACATCATTCTCATGCCGCAGGATCCGGCTGCCGCGCAGCGGACGCTGGTGAAGGCCGTTCAGAACGGCTCCGTTCCGATGGTACGCATTCATGATTCGGTGAAGCGCATCCTGTCGCTCAAGGACAAGTACGGGCTGTTCGATCGCGGCGAAAGTCTATCTGCCAAACTTGCGTCCTTGAAGGGCGTTATCGGAACCGACCAGCACCGGCAGGTGGAGCGGACGATCGCGGAGCGCGCGGTGACGCTGCTGGCCGGACGTGACGGGAAGCATCCGGATCTCATCCGGCAGGGAGATCGCGTGGCGATCGTCGCGGCCGACGAGGAGCAGGCGAAGCAGCTGGAGAGCCAGCTGGCATTGGCGGGCGCGGGGAAACTGTTGAGGACGCAGGTCGTGGTGATGAAGCCGGGCAAAGCGAATGAGGCGATGCCGGCCATCGACCAGGCGGATTACGTTATCGCCGCTTCTTATCAGTTCCGCAATACGGCGAGCCAATTCAGCTGGTCCGACAGCCAAGCCGTCATTGACGAGCTGAACAAGCGCGATAAGCGCTATGTACTGCTGTCGCTCGGCAATCCGTACGAGATGCTGTACGTGCGGAACGTGAAGTCGGGCATTGCCGCGTACGGGAAGGAAGAGCCGAATACGGCGGCGGCTATCCGCGTACTGCTCGGACAATTGGATCCGCAAGGCGTTCTGCCCGTTGCTTCCTAA
- a CDS encoding aldo/keto reductase, whose translation MNYRTLGRTGLNVSEIGYGAWGIGKTSWIGASDDESLQALNRAIELGLNFIDTALAYGGGHSERLVGQAVRDHKQPIYVATKIPPKNGKWPAPSGISPDEAYPADHVVACTEESLRNLGLETIDVQQLHVWSDEWVGRGDWLEAVQKLKEQGKIRNFGISINDHQASNAIKLIETGVVDTVQVIYNIFDQSPEDALLQACEKHNVGVIVRVALDEGGLTGRITPESTFDANDFRGSYFRGDRKQEVYDRVQAIASDLGISVDEMAETALRYVLSSPAVSTVIPGMRTVSNVERNMRVGDGLGLSQEKLSKLKAHRWDRNFYQG comes from the coding sequence TTGAATTATCGTACATTGGGAAGAACGGGCTTGAACGTTTCGGAGATCGGCTACGGCGCATGGGGGATCGGCAAAACCAGCTGGATCGGAGCTTCCGACGACGAGTCGCTGCAGGCGCTGAATCGGGCGATCGAGCTGGGCTTGAATTTCATCGATACCGCGCTGGCTTACGGCGGCGGCCACAGCGAGCGGCTCGTCGGCCAAGCGGTGCGAGATCATAAGCAGCCCATCTACGTAGCTACCAAAATCCCGCCGAAGAACGGCAAATGGCCGGCCCCGTCCGGCATTTCCCCGGACGAAGCTTACCCGGCGGACCACGTCGTCGCCTGCACGGAGGAAAGCCTCCGCAACCTCGGACTGGAAACGATCGACGTGCAGCAGCTCCACGTATGGTCCGACGAGTGGGTCGGACGCGGCGATTGGCTGGAAGCCGTGCAGAAGCTGAAGGAGCAGGGCAAAATCCGCAATTTCGGCATATCGATCAACGATCATCAAGCAAGCAACGCCATCAAGCTGATCGAAACCGGCGTCGTCGATACGGTCCAAGTCATTTACAATATTTTCGACCAAAGTCCCGAGGACGCGCTCCTGCAAGCTTGCGAGAAACACAACGTGGGCGTCATCGTTCGGGTGGCGCTCGACGAAGGCGGGCTGACGGGACGCATCACGCCGGAATCGACGTTCGACGCGAACGATTTCCGCGGCAGCTACTTCCGCGGCGACCGCAAGCAAGAGGTTTACGACCGCGTGCAGGCCATCGCTTCCGACCTCGGCATCTCCGTCGACGAAATGGCGGAAACCGCGCTGCGCTACGTGCTCAGCAGCCCCGCCGTTTCGACGGTTATCCCGGGCATGCGTACGGTTAGCAACGTGGAACGCAACATGCGCGTCGGCGACGGACTGGGATTATCCCAAGAGAAGCTGAGCAAGCTCAAAGCGCATCGTTGGGATCGGAACTTCTACCAAGGCTGA
- a CDS encoding amino acid permease has product MRAAGASSIIGAGFFLGTGLSIRTAGPSVLIGYLIAGLATLIVFAALAEMTANDPRPGSFRAYAKLAFGHSAGFLSGWVYWLAGVLIMSSEIVALSTFTEYWFPRVPLGVFSLIYAALGFSINVMGARSFGRIESVFAVVKLAILVAFILFGGLFVFGAIYPAKAAQVASLHSQTWFPYGVQGLWSAMVFVFFSFGGIEVVGVTASELKRKVDIAKSGIVLLISLVLCYALALFMVLRMAAWNRYDESESPFVTALSVFRIPYLDTVFNLVIISAAFSTMVGAFFAISRIMVTLSEDGDAPRALGKVNERGIAWRSLLLTAAALAVSIGCSYILPNTMYEYVTTSAGVMLILNWMLILASYLKLRRHSSAAPSKPRAWLYPYGAYLGIALIAAAVSGAWLHRDERVGLLLSLGLIVLVFIASRFSAKGGHSQ; this is encoded by the coding sequence TTGAGGGCGGCGGGGGCGAGCTCCATTATCGGGGCAGGCTTCTTCCTCGGGACCGGCCTTTCGATTCGGACGGCAGGCCCTTCGGTGCTGATCGGCTATTTAATCGCGGGTCTCGCGACGCTGATCGTGTTCGCTGCGCTTGCGGAAATGACGGCTAACGACCCGCGGCCCGGATCATTCCGTGCGTACGCCAAGCTGGCCTTCGGGCACTCCGCGGGATTTCTGTCCGGCTGGGTGTATTGGCTTGCCGGCGTGCTGATCATGTCGAGCGAAATCGTCGCGCTCTCGACATTCACGGAATATTGGTTTCCCCGCGTGCCGCTCGGCGTCTTCTCTCTGATTTATGCAGCGCTTGGCTTCAGCATTAATGTGATGGGCGCGCGAAGCTTCGGCCGGATCGAGTCGGTGTTCGCGGTCGTGAAGCTGGCTATTCTGGTCGCGTTCATCCTATTCGGGGGGTTGTTCGTCTTCGGCGCGATCTACCCGGCCAAGGCGGCGCAAGTGGCATCGCTGCACAGTCAGACATGGTTTCCGTACGGTGTCCAAGGCTTATGGTCGGCAATGGTGTTCGTCTTCTTCTCGTTCGGCGGCATCGAAGTGGTGGGCGTGACCGCCTCCGAGCTGAAACGCAAGGTGGATATCGCCAAGTCCGGCATCGTGCTGCTGATCTCGCTCGTCCTCTGCTATGCGCTCGCGCTGTTTATGGTGCTGCGCATGGCAGCCTGGAACCGCTACGACGAGTCGGAAAGTCCGTTCGTCACCGCATTGTCCGTCTTCCGCATTCCTTATCTCGATACGGTGTTCAATCTTGTCATAATTAGCGCCGCCTTCTCTACGATGGTCGGCGCGTTCTTCGCCATCAGCCGCATTATGGTGACCCTGTCGGAGGACGGGGATGCGCCGCGCGCGCTCGGCAAGGTGAACGAACGAGGCATCGCGTGGCGTTCGCTGCTGCTGACGGCCGCCGCGCTGGCGGTATCCATCGGCTGCTCGTACATCCTGCCGAATACGATGTACGAATACGTAACGACTTCCGCGGGCGTGATGCTGATTCTGAACTGGATGCTGATCCTTGCCTCGTATTTGAAGCTCCGCCGCCATTCTTCGGCTGCTCCCTCAAAGCCGCGTGCATGGCTCTATCCATATGGCGCCTATCTTGGAATCGCCTTGATCGCGGCGGCTGTTTCGGGAGCATGGCTGCACCGCGACGAGCGTGTCGGTCTGTTGCTCAGCCTGGGATTGATCGTCCTTGTGTTCATCGCCTCACGGTTCTCGGCCAAAGGCGGGCATTCTCAGTGA
- a CDS encoding NAD-dependent epimerase/dehydratase family protein, producing MAKVVVTGGSGMLGRWVVKHFAEQNYDVVNVDSIRPQEEHCPTLLVDLNNLGEVYNALAGADAVVHLAAIPAAHIRTSDVTFQNNVMSTYNILEAAAGLGIRKAVIASSESSYGIVFAVNRFGPSYVPVDEDHPQLPQDSYGLSKVVNEQTADMFHRRTGMQVVSLRIGNVIPPERYALFPSFIHDSAERDRILWSYVDTRDIAEACRLAIEKDGLGSVAINLAADDSSMAIPSRQLLAERFPEVSDFREPMNGFESLLSNARAKELLGWTPKHAWRNYVSES from the coding sequence GTGGCAAAAGTCGTTGTTACCGGCGGGAGCGGCATGCTCGGACGCTGGGTCGTCAAGCATTTCGCGGAGCAAAACTATGACGTGGTGAACGTAGATTCCATTCGTCCGCAAGAGGAGCATTGCCCGACGCTGCTCGTGGATTTGAACAACCTGGGCGAGGTCTACAATGCGCTCGCCGGCGCGGATGCCGTCGTGCATCTGGCCGCGATTCCGGCGGCGCATATCCGGACAAGCGACGTCACGTTCCAGAACAACGTCATGTCTACGTACAATATTCTCGAGGCCGCGGCAGGACTTGGCATCCGCAAAGCGGTGATCGCGTCCAGCGAGTCGTCCTACGGCATCGTCTTCGCGGTCAATCGGTTCGGGCCGTCCTACGTGCCTGTCGACGAAGACCATCCGCAGCTTCCCCAAGACAGCTACGGCCTGTCCAAGGTCGTCAACGAGCAGACGGCGGACATGTTCCACCGCCGCACGGGCATGCAGGTCGTCTCGCTGCGAATCGGCAACGTCATTCCGCCTGAGCGCTATGCGCTCTTCCCGTCCTTCATCCACGACTCTGCCGAACGCGACCGCATCCTGTGGAGCTATGTCGACACGCGGGACATCGCGGAAGCGTGCCGGCTGGCCATCGAGAAGGACGGCCTCGGCTCGGTCGCGATCAATCTCGCGGCGGACGATTCGAGCATGGCCATTCCGAGCAGGCAGCTGCTCGCCGAGCGTTTCCCGGAAGTGAGCGATTTCCGCGAGCCGATGAACGGCTTCGAATCGCTGCTCAGCAACGCGCGGGCCAAGGAGCTGCTCGGCTGGACGCCGAAGCATGCATGGCGGAACTACGTATCCGAATCTTAA
- a CDS encoding VOC family protein has protein sequence MIDNRSVPANIVLPHIFYKDVAAALAWLQETFGFAEQFRFALPDGTLHGALLYRGEAWVMLKSPGIKATSPSSLGGGSQQLMIFVEDLEAHYRHTLAAGAVIIEELFDTEYGERQYAAADLEGHIWIFAKHVRDVHPEAWGATLADTR, from the coding sequence ATGATCGATAATCGTTCTGTCCCGGCAAATATTGTCCTGCCTCATATTTTCTACAAGGACGTGGCCGCGGCGTTAGCCTGGCTGCAAGAGACGTTCGGCTTCGCCGAGCAGTTTCGTTTCGCGCTCCCGGACGGCACGCTGCACGGCGCCCTTCTCTATCGCGGGGAAGCGTGGGTCATGCTCAAGAGCCCGGGGATCAAGGCCACAAGCCCGTCCTCGCTAGGCGGCGGGTCGCAGCAGCTTATGATTTTCGTCGAGGATCTGGAGGCGCATTACCGGCACACGCTGGCCGCAGGCGCGGTTATTATTGAGGAACTGTTCGATACGGAATACGGCGAACGGCAATACGCCGCTGCGGATCTGGAAGGTCACATATGGATTTTCGCCAAACATGTACGCGACGTTCATCCCGAGGCATGGGGAGCCACGCTTGCCGATACCCGCTAA
- a CDS encoding histidine phosphatase family protein — protein MKLYIIRHADPDYPNHTITAPGHLEAKALSERLANTKIDRIYSSPLGRALHTMQYTSDALGMTPTVLPWTAELDGWQITQPSGESMVAWNSDHTWVREQRPFPSSDDWHARAPFDNPVFKAKFSQIQADSDAFFLQHGYRREGGRYRIVEPNREAIAVFCHLGFGLAWLSHLLELPLSMVWSGFWIAPSSVTTVVMEERAHGWAAPRCYGVGDISHLYGAGLAASRAGLFAENTD, from the coding sequence GTGAAACTTTATATCATTCGCCACGCGGATCCGGATTACCCCAACCATACGATTACGGCGCCCGGACATTTGGAGGCAAAGGCGCTGTCCGAACGTCTCGCGAACACGAAGATCGACCGGATCTACAGCTCGCCGCTCGGCAGGGCGCTGCACACCATGCAGTATACTTCCGATGCGCTGGGCATGACGCCGACCGTACTCCCTTGGACGGCGGAGCTGGACGGCTGGCAGATTACCCAGCCTTCCGGGGAAAGCATGGTAGCCTGGAACAGCGACCATACGTGGGTACGCGAGCAGCGTCCTTTTCCGTCCAGCGACGATTGGCATGCGCGCGCGCCATTCGACAATCCGGTCTTCAAGGCGAAATTCTCGCAAATCCAAGCGGACTCCGATGCGTTCTTCCTCCAGCACGGCTATCGCCGCGAAGGCGGCCGATACCGGATCGTGGAGCCGAACCGGGAAGCAATCGCGGTGTTCTGCCACCTCGGCTTCGGTCTCGCCTGGCTGTCCCACCTGCTCGAGCTGCCGTTGTCGATGGTATGGTCGGGCTTCTGGATCGCGCCGAGCTCGGTGACGACCGTCGTCATGGAAGAACGCGCGCATGGCTGGGCCGCTCCCCGCTGCTATGGCGTCGGGGACATTTCGCATCTGTACGGCGCAGGACTCGCTGCCAGCCGAGCCGGATTGTTCGCGGAGAATACCGATTGA